From a single Adhaeribacter swui genomic region:
- a CDS encoding thiol protease/hemagglutinin PrtT has product MKKIYLLTVISCFSWLSSVAKHVPAENALKVASNFFAQVASPAANSRGQQKLTLVHQEVAKQISPGNARKAPFTYYYVFSAPANGGMVFISADDNVNPVLGYTRTGTYNQKKLPTNLVKWLEGYKNEIRFAAKQGKASQKTQLAWRTLETGSSPVARTGGTLAEAVDPLLTTTWDQSPYYNALCPWDNDANEQAVTGCVATAMAQIMRYWKYPAQGSGFHSYNHEKYGTLSANFSNSTYDWNNMPNAINGPNQAIATLMKDVGVSVEMSYGVAADGGSSAYVISAASQGEHCSEYALKTYFGYKDVRGVQRDDYTDADWINLLKTELSNGQPILYAGFGGGGGHAFVCDGYDQNNLFHMNWGWSGYYDGFFAISALNPDGQGTGGGTGSYNSNQQALIGIKAPEAPNQETADLQLFDNVTIDYDVVSFGTEFKVHTNIHNNGKGTFKGDYAAAAFDENGNFIDFVKTYTGNELEPDNYYIDGVDFDTKGMLSLLPGTYNIYIYSRPEGGQWQQIKSSYYTDHVKLQIINQNNLDLYQAVAVQKPKELYQGQKIAVSTFVKNLKNESFTGIMAVNLYDLEGDFAFEIGQKQLNQLCYNCESGEIVFENEKLDVEPGTYLLAVLHYNETDNWRITGSKNFVNPIKVVVQAAPIGGDAYENNNTVAEATPLTLNFVGNTARIITSQANIHVGTDYDYYKFELSAGRKYEISARVNDSYGSTDNQTYTNDVLFTMSPDGENWTEAYDQEMETVEVEGGKTIYASVSPYFQGETGTYALDITVKQLLPTGTKDDNYQDLAVQAYPNPTSGTLHLQAKKEYTNYELLNLTGKVMLSIPKNTTEINISHLPNGIYMLRTQTKTGYQMQKIVKQ; this is encoded by the coding sequence ATGAAAAAGATTTACCTGTTAACCGTAATAAGCTGCTTTAGTTGGCTAAGCAGCGTGGCCAAACACGTACCAGCCGAAAACGCCTTAAAAGTGGCTTCCAATTTCTTCGCGCAAGTAGCTTCACCGGCGGCCAACAGCCGGGGACAGCAAAAACTAACCCTGGTGCACCAGGAAGTAGCCAAACAAATAAGTCCGGGCAATGCGCGTAAAGCGCCTTTCACCTACTATTACGTTTTTTCGGCGCCGGCTAACGGCGGCATGGTATTTATCTCGGCCGATGATAATGTAAATCCGGTTTTGGGCTATACCCGCACCGGCACCTACAACCAAAAAAAGCTACCTACCAACTTGGTAAAATGGCTGGAAGGGTACAAAAACGAAATCAGGTTTGCCGCCAAGCAAGGCAAAGCCAGCCAGAAGACACAATTAGCCTGGCGGACATTAGAAACTGGCAGTTCGCCGGTAGCCCGAACCGGTGGCACCTTAGCCGAAGCCGTAGATCCGTTACTAACTACCACCTGGGACCAATCGCCGTACTACAACGCTTTATGCCCCTGGGATAATGACGCCAATGAGCAAGCGGTAACTGGTTGCGTAGCTACCGCCATGGCCCAAATTATGCGCTACTGGAAATATCCGGCCCAAGGCAGTGGTTTTCACTCGTACAACCACGAAAAATACGGTACCTTATCGGCTAACTTCAGCAACTCTACCTACGACTGGAACAACATGCCCAACGCCATTAATGGCCCGAACCAAGCCATTGCCACTTTAATGAAAGACGTAGGCGTGAGCGTGGAAATGAGCTACGGCGTAGCTGCCGACGGTGGTAGCAGCGCGTACGTAATATCAGCGGCCAGCCAAGGCGAGCATTGCTCGGAATATGCTTTAAAAACGTATTTTGGCTACAAAGACGTAAGAGGCGTGCAACGCGACGATTACACCGACGCGGATTGGATAAATTTATTAAAAACTGAATTATCCAACGGTCAACCCATTTTGTACGCTGGTTTTGGCGGCGGTGGTGGTCACGCTTTTGTGTGCGACGGCTACGACCAGAATAATTTGTTTCACATGAACTGGGGCTGGAGCGGTTATTACGATGGCTTCTTCGCGATTTCGGCCTTAAACCCCGACGGCCAGGGAACCGGCGGTGGTACCGGCAGTTATAATAGCAACCAGCAAGCTTTAATCGGCATAAAAGCCCCCGAAGCTCCGAACCAGGAAACCGCTGATTTGCAATTATTTGATAATGTTACCATTGACTACGACGTTGTGAGTTTTGGCACCGAATTTAAAGTGCACACCAACATTCATAACAACGGTAAAGGCACCTTTAAGGGTGATTATGCCGCAGCGGCTTTCGACGAAAACGGCAACTTTATTGATTTTGTTAAAACCTACACCGGCAACGAACTGGAACCCGATAACTACTACATCGACGGCGTGGACTTTGATACCAAAGGCATGCTTTCCCTTTTGCCGGGCACGTACAATATCTACATTTATTCACGCCCGGAAGGGGGCCAATGGCAACAAATTAAAAGCTCGTATTACACCGACCATGTAAAGCTGCAAATTATCAATCAGAATAATCTAGACTTGTACCAGGCCGTAGCGGTACAAAAACCTAAAGAATTGTACCAAGGCCAGAAAATTGCGGTGAGTACGTTTGTAAAAAATTTAAAAAATGAATCGTTTACCGGCATTATGGCCGTGAACCTGTACGACCTGGAAGGCGATTTCGCCTTTGAAATCGGGCAAAAACAATTAAACCAACTATGCTACAATTGCGAATCGGGCGAAATTGTTTTTGAAAACGAGAAACTGGATGTGGAACCGGGCACCTACTTGCTGGCCGTATTGCATTACAACGAAACCGATAACTGGCGCATAACCGGTTCCAAAAATTTTGTAAACCCCATTAAAGTAGTGGTGCAGGCAGCCCCTATTGGTGGCGACGCGTACGAAAACAACAATACGGTAGCCGAAGCCACACCGCTGACCTTAAATTTTGTGGGCAACACGGCCCGCATCATTACTTCGCAAGCCAACATTCACGTGGGTACCGATTACGATTATTACAAATTTGAACTATCGGCCGGCCGCAAATACGAAATTTCGGCGCGGGTAAACGATTCGTATGGCTCTACCGATAACCAAACCTATACCAACGACGTGCTCTTTACCATGTCACCGGATGGTGAAAACTGGACCGAAGCCTACGACCAGGAAATGGAAACCGTAGAAGTAGAAGGCGGTAAAACTATCTACGCCTCAGTATCACCGTATTTTCAGGGCGAAACCGGTACGTATGCTTTAGATATCACCGTAAAACAATTGTTACCCACCGGCACCAAAGACGATAATTACCAAGATTTAGCGGTACAGGCTTACCCTAACCCTACTTCCGGTACCTTGCATTTGCAGGCCAAAAAAGAATACACTAACTACGAATTGCTTAATTTAACCGGTAAAGTGATGCTCAGCATCCCAAAGAATACCACTGAAATTAATATTTCGCATTTGCCCAACGGTATTTACATGCTGCGCACGCAAACCAAAACCGGTTACCAGATGCAAAAAATTGTGAAGCAATGA
- a CDS encoding YfiT family bacillithiol transferase: MEHVQYPVGRFQPQPDYTAAEISGFLCYLESAPERYEQLVTNLTETDLNNTYRPGAWTVRQLVHHVADIHLTNFLRLKKALTEENYEITIIRMDEWAALPDSTQLPIDSSLLIFRGVNFRYIALFETLDEQTLAKTYYHAVRKLHLSLKQMLYMATWHVAHHLGHIRIALGKEPEAFR; encoded by the coding sequence ATGGAACATGTACAATACCCGGTAGGCCGGTTTCAACCGCAACCCGATTATACCGCTGCCGAAATAAGCGGTTTCTTATGTTATTTAGAAAGTGCCCCGGAACGGTACGAACAACTGGTAACTAACCTCACCGAAACAGATTTAAATAATACGTACCGGCCGGGTGCCTGGACGGTGCGGCAATTGGTGCACCACGTAGCCGACATTCATCTAACCAACTTCCTGCGCCTGAAAAAAGCCCTCACGGAAGAAAATTACGAAATAACCATAATCCGGATGGATGAATGGGCAGCTTTACCCGATTCTACCCAACTGCCCATTGATAGTTCTTTACTTATTTTCAGAGGAGTAAATTTCCGGTACATTGCCTTGTTCGAAACGCTGGACGAGCAAACGCTGGCTAAAACCTATTACCACGCTGTCCGGAAATTACATTTAAGTTTAAAGCAAATGCTGTACATGGCTACCTGGCACGTGGCACATCACCTGGGACATATCCGAATTGCTTTAGGAAAAGAGCCGGAAGCGTTTCGGTAA
- a CDS encoding APC family permease, with translation MSTTKQLQRSLGLRLVIVVVIGNIIGSGVYKKVAPMANELHSSGWILICWVLGGIITLFGALSNAEVAGLLADTGGEYSYYKKIYNRFFAFIFGWSLFTVIQTASISSLAYVFAQSLSSIVNLPPLLPDLAQVNIAEVFYPFADLNVKVTAIILILLLTWLNTKGIKTGANVSTGILVLVFTGILTIVLFGISSNAANLVQPFQLSTTTGQAVTVSSVFTAMLSAFWAYQGWAAIGYVGGEVKDANRTIPRGIAIGVLLIITIYLLVNATYLSVLSIPELTQIHQAGNQIAAVEAVRSFWGSKGAVFISVLILVTTLGCTNATILASCRTYFAMAREGLFFKNVANLNKENTPANSLWYQCVWACMLVLSGSFDQLTDMIIFAVFIYYGATTLGVFILRRKMPDAHRPYRVWGYPIVPAVMILFCAVLVLNTFFIRPREAAIGLILMLTGVPLYWYFTRRQTQKIQELNN, from the coding sequence ATGAGTACAACAAAGCAACTCCAACGGTCGCTGGGGCTTCGGTTAGTAATTGTGGTAGTTATTGGGAACATTATTGGTTCGGGCGTTTATAAAAAAGTAGCTCCCATGGCCAATGAGCTGCATTCGTCCGGTTGGATTTTAATTTGTTGGGTGCTGGGAGGAATTATTACGCTGTTTGGGGCGCTGAGTAATGCGGAGGTGGCCGGTTTATTAGCCGACACGGGCGGCGAGTACTCGTATTATAAAAAAATCTATAACCGGTTTTTTGCCTTTATTTTTGGCTGGTCGTTGTTTACCGTTATTCAGACGGCTTCCATCTCGTCGCTGGCTTATGTTTTTGCCCAATCTTTAAGCAGCATCGTAAACCTGCCGCCTTTGTTACCCGATTTAGCCCAGGTAAATATCGCGGAAGTGTTTTATCCGTTCGCTGACTTAAACGTAAAAGTAACGGCCATTATTTTGATTTTACTGCTTACCTGGCTCAATACCAAAGGCATTAAAACGGGGGCCAACGTGAGTACCGGTATATTAGTTCTGGTTTTCACGGGCATTTTAACCATCGTGCTTTTTGGCATCAGCAGCAACGCGGCTAACCTGGTACAACCTTTTCAATTAAGTACGACTACCGGACAAGCGGTTACCGTAAGTTCCGTATTTACCGCTATGTTGTCGGCGTTTTGGGCTTATCAAGGCTGGGCGGCCATTGGGTATGTGGGCGGCGAAGTGAAAGACGCAAACCGCACCATTCCGCGAGGTATTGCTATTGGCGTGTTACTCATTATAACTATTTACTTATTGGTTAACGCCACGTACTTATCCGTTTTGTCCATTCCGGAATTAACGCAGATACACCAGGCAGGTAACCAGATTGCGGCGGTAGAAGCCGTGCGGAGTTTCTGGGGCAGTAAAGGGGCAGTATTTATTTCGGTGCTGATTTTAGTGACTACCCTGGGCTGTACCAATGCTACCATTCTGGCGAGTTGCCGCACGTACTTTGCCATGGCCCGCGAAGGCTTATTTTTTAAAAATGTAGCTAATTTAAACAAAGAAAACACACCCGCTAATTCGTTGTGGTACCAATGTGTATGGGCGTGTATGCTGGTGTTATCCGGCTCTTTCGACCAGTTAACCGATATGATTATTTTTGCCGTATTTATTTATTACGGCGCTACTACCTTGGGCGTATTTATTCTGCGGCGTAAAATGCCCGATGCCCACCGCCCTTACCGGGTGTGGGGCTACCCCATAGTACCCGCCGTTATGATATTGTTTTGCGCGGTGCTGGTGCTCAATACTTTTTTCATCCGACCACGGGAGGCAGCTATTGGTTTGATATTGATGCTTACGGGCGTGCCTTTATACTGGTATTTTACCCGCCGGCAAACGCAAAAAATCCAGGAGCTAAACAACTAG
- a CDS encoding dipeptidase — protein sequence MFTIDAHLDLAMNALEWNRDLQQPVTAIREREQGKTDLPDRAKGTVSFPELRRGNVGLVVATQIARYVAPDNSLPGWHSPEQAWAQTQGQLAWYRAMEEAGELVSITDLAGLENHLQNWALPDSSDSKKPIGYILSLEGADSLVTVGHLERAWQRGLRAVGPAHYGPGRYANGTDATGHLQAPGKDLLREMERLNIILDATHLCDDAFWDALDVFYGPVWASHNNCRSLVNHNRQFSDEQLKELISRGAVIGAAFDAWMLVPNWQRGQSTPQEMHCSLETVLDHLDHICQLAGNAKHVGIGSDLDGAFGREQSPYDLDTIADLNKIPDLLAKRGYLPEDIQNIMHGNWLRFLRKAWA from the coding sequence ATGTTTACCATAGATGCGCACCTCGACCTGGCCATGAACGCTTTGGAATGGAACCGGGATTTGCAACAACCCGTAACTGCTATCCGCGAACGCGAACAAGGCAAAACCGATTTACCCGATCGTGCGAAAGGTACGGTGTCTTTCCCGGAGTTGCGCCGCGGTAACGTAGGTCTGGTAGTAGCCACCCAAATAGCCCGCTACGTAGCCCCGGATAACTCTTTGCCAGGCTGGCATTCGCCAGAGCAAGCCTGGGCGCAAACTCAAGGGCAACTGGCCTGGTACCGCGCCATGGAAGAAGCCGGGGAGTTAGTTTCTATTACCGATTTAGCTGGCCTGGAAAATCATTTACAAAACTGGGCCTTACCCGATAGCTCCGATTCTAAAAAGCCGATTGGTTATATTCTGAGCTTGGAAGGAGCTGATTCTTTAGTAACGGTGGGGCACTTGGAAAGAGCCTGGCAACGTGGTTTACGCGCCGTTGGTCCGGCCCATTACGGTCCGGGCCGCTACGCCAATGGCACCGATGCTACCGGCCATTTACAAGCGCCGGGTAAAGATTTACTTCGCGAAATGGAACGATTAAACATTATCCTGGATGCCACCCACCTCTGCGACGATGCATTTTGGGATGCCCTGGATGTATTTTATGGTCCGGTTTGGGCTAGCCACAACAATTGCCGCAGCCTGGTTAACCACAATCGCCAATTCAGCGACGAGCAATTAAAGGAATTAATTTCCCGGGGTGCCGTAATCGGAGCTGCTTTTGATGCTTGGATGCTGGTACCTAACTGGCAGCGGGGCCAGTCTACACCGCAAGAGATGCATTGTTCTTTAGAAACCGTACTGGACCATCTGGATCATATTTGCCAGTTAGCCGGTAATGCCAAGCACGTTGGGATAGGATCAGATTTAGATGGTGCTTTTGGCCGGGAACAAAGCCCCTACGACCTGGACACCATCGCGGATCTAAATAAAATTCCGGATTTACTCGCTAAGCGTGGGTATTTACCCGAGGATATTCAAAATATTATGCACGGCAATTGGCTGCGGTTTTTGCGAAAGGCTTGGGCTTAA
- a CDS encoding DoxX family protein, which produces MREASLYIMALIYVGAGILHFLRPGMYMGIMPPWLPAHKFLVLASGACEILFGLLLLPAGTRPVAAWLIIALLIAVFPANVQMALQFTEQHRPGWWLTWLRLPLQGVLIWWAYTFTR; this is translated from the coding sequence ATGCGAGAGGCATCCCTTTATATCATGGCTTTAATTTACGTGGGAGCCGGTATTTTACATTTTCTCCGACCGGGCATGTATATGGGCATTATGCCCCCCTGGCTCCCGGCGCATAAATTTCTGGTACTGGCTAGTGGCGCCTGTGAAATACTGTTCGGACTTTTGTTGTTACCCGCTGGCACTCGCCCTGTAGCGGCCTGGCTGATTATTGCTTTATTAATAGCAGTATTCCCGGCCAACGTGCAAATGGCGCTGCAATTTACCGAACAGCACCGGCCCGGTTGGTGGCTGACCTGGCTGCGCTTACCCTTGCAAGGCGTACTCATCTGGTGGGCTTATACCTTTACCAGATAA
- a CDS encoding MFS transporter, whose protein sequence is MENTTIAASRWYRLIPVAFITYSLAYLDRANFGFGAASGMAEDLKITPAMSSLLGSLFFLGYFFFQIPGAHYAANNSAKKLIFWSLILWGGLATATGMVTNVNLLIVIRFVLGIVESAVMPAMLILLSNWFTKSERSRANTFLILGNPATILWMSILSGYLINSLGWRWMFILEGLPAVVWAFFWWRLVDDKPQNAKWLTEPEKQALAAQLQAEQQGLKPVKNYAEAFKSRTVILLSLQYAFWSIGVYGFVMWLPSIIKAAPDMDIVKTGWLSSVPYVLAIVAMLAASYFSDKTLNRKAFVWPFLIIGALAFYGSFALGPDNFWLSFGLLILAGGAMYAPYGPFFAIIPELLPKNVAGGAMALINSMGALGSFVGAYLVGYLNSSTGGFGASYLFMAGSLLLSAILTLIAVKPSGNNPVVETQPTFTKVQQA, encoded by the coding sequence ATGGAGAACACCACAATAGCCGCATCGCGGTGGTACCGTTTAATTCCCGTTGCTTTTATAACCTACAGCCTTGCTTACCTGGACCGGGCCAATTTTGGCTTTGGTGCCGCCAGCGGTATGGCCGAAGATTTAAAAATTACCCCCGCCATGTCGTCGTTGCTGGGTTCCTTATTTTTCCTGGGTTATTTCTTTTTTCAAATTCCGGGCGCACATTATGCGGCCAACAACAGCGCTAAAAAGCTTATTTTCTGGTCTTTGATTTTGTGGGGCGGCTTAGCCACTGCTACCGGTATGGTAACCAATGTAAACTTATTGATTGTAATCCGGTTTGTGCTGGGTATAGTAGAAAGCGCCGTGATGCCGGCCATGCTGATTTTATTGAGCAACTGGTTTACTAAATCGGAGCGTTCGCGGGCCAACACTTTTTTAATTTTAGGTAATCCGGCCACAATTCTCTGGATGTCGATTTTATCCGGCTATTTAATTAATTCGTTGGGTTGGCGCTGGATGTTTATTCTGGAAGGTTTACCGGCGGTAGTCTGGGCTTTTTTCTGGTGGCGTTTGGTAGATGATAAACCACAAAATGCCAAATGGTTAACCGAACCGGAAAAACAAGCCTTAGCGGCCCAGTTGCAAGCCGAACAACAAGGCCTGAAACCGGTAAAAAACTACGCCGAAGCTTTTAAATCGCGCACCGTTATTTTACTAAGCTTACAATACGCTTTTTGGAGCATTGGGGTATACGGTTTTGTGATGTGGCTGCCTTCTATTATTAAAGCCGCCCCCGATATGGACATTGTAAAAACCGGTTGGTTGTCGTCGGTGCCTTACGTTTTGGCGATTGTGGCGATGTTAGCGGCTTCCTATTTTTCCGACAAAACGTTAAACCGCAAGGCTTTTGTGTGGCCATTTTTAATTATCGGCGCCTTGGCGTTTTATGGCTCCTTTGCCCTTGGCCCGGATAATTTCTGGTTATCATTTGGCTTGTTGATTTTGGCGGGCGGTGCCATGTATGCTCCCTACGGACCGTTTTTTGCCATTATTCCAGAGCTTTTACCTAAAAATGTGGCCGGTGGAGCCATGGCTTTAATCAATAGCATGGGGGCACTGGGCTCTTTTGTGGGTGCTTACCTGGTAGGTTATCTAAACAGTTCTACGGGTGGCTTTGGGGCTTCGTATTTGTTTATGGCGGGCTCACTGTTACTTTCGGCAATTTTAACTTTAATCGCGGTAAAGCCTTCAGGCAACAATCCGGTGGTGGAAACCCAGCCAACTTTTACCAAAGTGCAGCAAGCCTAA
- a CDS encoding D-TA family PLP-dependent enzyme, with protein MSILPETDSQPWYPVTNMDTVDTPALLVYAERVKQNIQLLKSMVPAVACLRPHVKTHKMLEVSQLLLDAGITKFKCATIAEAEMLAQVGAPDVLLAYQPVGPKIYRLLLLVQKYPNTKFSCLVDNETIAQSIAITFDRENLTLPVYLDLNVGMNRTGIVPGPEAFALYQACSQMAGIEPVGLHAYDGHLRQPDITDRKVACDKAFEPVLQLADQIETAGYPTPVIVAGGTPTFPIHAQRPGVECSPGTFVFWDYGYSTTLTEQPFVYAALVATRVISRIDDQTLCLDLGHKAIAAENPLPRVIFLNAPEVKPISQSEEHMVVQVPAGNNYQVGDVFYGIPVHICPTCALHDKAYVVENNQVKTTWAVVSRNRFITV; from the coding sequence ATGAGCATCCTGCCTGAAACTGACTCCCAGCCCTGGTACCCGGTTACCAACATGGATACTGTTGATACGCCCGCTTTGCTGGTTTATGCGGAACGGGTAAAACAAAACATTCAGTTGCTCAAGAGCATGGTTCCGGCTGTAGCATGCTTGCGCCCGCACGTGAAAACGCATAAAATGTTGGAAGTTAGCCAACTATTGCTGGATGCCGGCATTACCAAATTTAAATGCGCCACCATTGCCGAAGCCGAAATGTTGGCGCAGGTGGGAGCGCCGGATGTGTTGCTGGCTTATCAACCCGTTGGGCCCAAAATATACCGATTGCTGTTACTGGTGCAAAAATATCCCAACACCAAATTTTCGTGTTTGGTAGATAACGAGACCATTGCCCAAAGCATTGCCATTACGTTTGACCGGGAAAATTTAACCTTACCGGTTTATCTGGATTTAAATGTGGGTATGAACCGGACCGGCATTGTTCCCGGACCGGAAGCTTTTGCTTTGTACCAGGCTTGTAGTCAAATGGCGGGCATTGAACCCGTGGGTTTGCACGCCTACGACGGGCATTTGCGCCAACCCGATATCACCGACCGGAAAGTTGCCTGCGATAAAGCTTTTGAACCCGTATTGCAATTAGCCGACCAAATTGAAACGGCGGGTTATCCAACTCCTGTTATTGTGGCCGGGGGCACACCTACTTTTCCCATCCATGCCCAGCGGCCGGGAGTAGAATGCAGTCCGGGTACGTTTGTGTTCTGGGATTACGGGTATAGCACTACCTTAACCGAGCAACCGTTTGTATACGCTGCTTTGGTGGCTACCCGGGTAATTTCCCGGATTGATGACCAAACGCTTTGCCTGGATTTAGGCCATAAAGCCATTGCCGCCGAAAATCCTTTACCTCGGGTTATCTTTTTGAATGCGCCGGAGGTTAAGCCCATTTCGCAAAGCGAAGAACATATGGTGGTGCAGGTACCTGCGGGCAATAATTACCAGGTGGGCGATGTTTTTTACGGCATTCCGGTGCATATCTGCCCCACCTGTGCCCTCCACGACAAAGCCTACGTGGTCGAAAATAACCAGGTAAAAACCACTTGGGCAGTTGTTTCGCGTAACCGGTTTATTACCGTGTAA
- a CDS encoding MATE family efflux transporter, translating into MSQTVINQSKRAAFFSVIKQSLQGGEIDYTVGSIRRSVVLLAIPMMLEMILESVFALVDLYFVGHLHDSSYAIQTVGLTESVLTVIYSLAIGISMAATAVVSRRIGEKDPEAASKAGMQAILIAVALNTIISILGLVFATQILLWMGASAEVAQRGTSFMQLMMGSSVFIALLFLINGIFRGAGNAAIAMKSLWVANIANIILCPIFINGFGPVPAFGLTGAAIATTLGRGLGVVYQLYHLFNGKNTLKILATHFAPDWDQIKALIKIASPAVLQFVIASCSWIFLAQLVATTGGDHGSAGYQTALRLLMFFMLPAWGLSNAASTLVGQNLGARQIERAEQAVFKTAKYNVLFMAVITILSLTGAQWFVSFFTNDAQIQEVAIQAIRIMSVGYVFYGIGMVLMNAFNGAGDTWTPTWVNLFGFWFFQIPLAYVLAKYLQMGPTGVFIAIPVAETSLTLASIVLFRRGKWKKMQV; encoded by the coding sequence ATGTCGCAAACTGTTATTAATCAGAGCAAGCGCGCTGCTTTTTTTTCTGTAATTAAACAATCGCTGCAAGGCGGCGAAATCGATTATACCGTGGGTAGTATCCGGCGGTCGGTAGTTTTACTGGCCATCCCGATGATGCTCGAAATGATTCTGGAATCGGTATTTGCCTTGGTAGACCTGTACTTTGTGGGGCATTTACACGATAGTAGTTATGCAATCCAAACGGTGGGTTTAACCGAATCGGTGTTGACCGTTATTTATTCCTTAGCCATCGGTATCAGCATGGCGGCTACGGCGGTGGTGTCGCGCCGGATCGGCGAAAAAGATCCGGAAGCGGCATCTAAGGCTGGTATGCAGGCTATCTTAATTGCGGTAGCGCTCAATACGATTATTAGTATTCTGGGATTAGTATTTGCTACCCAAATTTTGTTGTGGATGGGAGCTTCGGCGGAAGTAGCGCAACGGGGAACTTCTTTTATGCAACTCATGATGGGCAGTAGTGTATTTATTGCCTTATTATTTTTAATTAATGGCATTTTCCGGGGAGCTGGCAATGCGGCTATCGCCATGAAAAGCTTGTGGGTAGCCAACATCGCCAATATTATTTTGTGCCCTATATTTATTAATGGATTTGGCCCGGTGCCGGCTTTTGGCTTAACGGGAGCTGCTATTGCTACTACTTTGGGGCGTGGTTTGGGAGTTGTTTACCAGTTATACCATTTATTTAACGGCAAAAACACGCTTAAAATATTGGCCACGCATTTTGCCCCGGATTGGGACCAAATTAAGGCTTTAATTAAAATTGCTTCGCCGGCCGTGCTGCAGTTTGTAATTGCTTCCTGTAGCTGGATTTTCTTGGCGCAGTTAGTAGCTACCACCGGCGGCGACCATGGTTCGGCGGGTTACCAAACCGCGTTGCGGCTTTTAATGTTTTTTATGCTGCCCGCCTGGGGTTTGAGCAATGCAGCCTCTACTTTGGTTGGTCAGAATTTGGGGGCGCGGCAAATCGAGCGAGCCGAACAAGCAGTGTTTAAAACGGCCAAATACAACGTGCTTTTTATGGCAGTCATCACCATTTTGAGCCTGACGGGAGCGCAGTGGTTTGTGTCTTTTTTTACGAACGATGCCCAAATTCAGGAAGTTGCAATTCAAGCCATCCGGATTATGAGCGTAGGTTACGTGTTCTACGGTATTGGTATGGTGCTCATGAACGCATTTAACGGGGCCGGCGATACCTGGACGCCCACCTGGGTTAACCTGTTTGGCTTCTGGTTTTTTCAGATTCCTTTGGCTTATGTTCTGGCGAAGTACTTGCAGATGGGGCCTACCGGGGTGTTTATTGCTATTCCGGTAGCTGAAACAAGCCTTACCCTGGCTAGTATTGTTCTGTTCCGGCGGGGCAAATGGAAAAAGATGCAGGTATAA
- a CDS encoding RidA family protein: MTPEANFEKLGLSLPPAPKPLGVYKPLLLDGKYCYVSGHGTVQQDGSLIIGRIGQDFTPEEGKLAARQVGLAILATLKENLGSLNRVKRVIKVLGMVNCVSSFERHPFIINGCSELFAQVWGEENGIGVRSAVGMGSLPDNIPVEIEALFELH; encoded by the coding sequence ATGACACCAGAAGCAAATTTCGAAAAATTAGGATTATCCTTACCTCCCGCTCCCAAACCTTTGGGGGTTTATAAACCTTTATTACTAGATGGTAAATATTGCTACGTTTCCGGCCACGGTACCGTGCAACAAGATGGTTCTTTGATTATCGGCCGCATTGGTCAGGATTTTACGCCCGAAGAAGGAAAACTGGCGGCACGGCAAGTAGGCTTGGCTATTCTGGCTACTTTAAAAGAAAATTTAGGCAGTTTAAACCGGGTTAAACGGGTTATCAAAGTTTTAGGAATGGTTAATTGCGTTTCCAGCTTCGAGCGACATCCGTTTATTATTAATGGCTGCAGCGAATTGTTCGCCCAGGTTTGGGGCGAAGAAAACGGCATTGGCGTGCGTAGCGCAGTAGGTATGGGCTCGCTCCCCGATAACATTCCCGTAGAAATTGAAGCTTTATTTGAACTGCACTAA
- a CDS encoding DoxX family protein, which produces MTRILGNFAPYFFALLRIVSGLLFAMHGTQKLLGWPGDGTSMPLASMMGFAGVVELVGGLMIAFGLFTGIAAFIACGQMAAAFFMAHFPKGPIPLLNQGELAMLYCFLFLYIAAHGAGIWSLDALRKPKPVVTY; this is translated from the coding sequence ATGACTAGAATCTTAGGTAATTTTGCCCCTTATTTCTTTGCGCTTTTACGAATTGTTTCCGGTTTGTTGTTTGCCATGCACGGCACCCAAAAGTTGTTGGGTTGGCCCGGCGATGGAACGTCCATGCCCCTGGCTTCGATGATGGGATTTGCCGGCGTAGTAGAGTTAGTAGGTGGTTTAATGATTGCTTTTGGTTTATTTACCGGCATTGCCGCTTTTATTGCCTGCGGGCAAATGGCGGCCGCTTTCTTTATGGCTCATTTCCCCAAAGGCCCCATTCCGTTGCTGAACCAGGGCGAACTGGCCATGTTATACTGCTTTTTGTTCTTATACATTGCTGCGCACGGTGCTGGTATCTGGAGCCTCGATGCCCTGCGTAAACCTAAACCGGTAGTTACTTATTAA